A window of the Bradyrhizobium diazoefficiens genome harbors these coding sequences:
- a CDS encoding M20 family metallopeptidase, whose amino-acid sequence MSEAQITDWLASQRQAMIDLLRDVVNIDSGSYDKEGVDAVGARFEQHFAEHGIPSRRESHGTFGDALHAEVAKPGSNEKPVLLMGHRDTVFGKGEAGRRPFAIKDGRAYGPGVADMKAGLVMNVFVATAFHKFGGSPHPIKVLITSDEEIGSPSSRPVIEREGRAARAVFNSEPGRPTGNVVTSRKGGIFMHMAVTGKAAHSGANFAAGISAIGELAHKIIQIHALTDLTKGITLNVGLVSGGQSVNTTAPYAEGQIDMRYVDPKDRATVMAEIERIIATPYVPGTSATLTIKGEFVPVVQSEASKALFENYQAAAKQAGLATLQGEFSGGCADSGFTAAVGTPTICGVGPVGGLAHTPEEYLELDSIVPRAQTLALAILRG is encoded by the coding sequence ATGTCTGAAGCTCAAATCACGGATTGGCTGGCGTCGCAGCGGCAGGCGATGATCGATCTGTTGCGCGACGTCGTGAACATCGATTCCGGGTCCTATGACAAGGAGGGCGTCGATGCGGTCGGTGCGCGGTTCGAGCAGCACTTTGCCGAGCACGGCATTCCCTCGCGCCGGGAGAGCCACGGCACGTTTGGCGACGCGCTCCACGCCGAAGTGGCAAAGCCCGGCAGCAACGAGAAGCCGGTGCTGTTGATGGGGCATCGCGACACCGTGTTCGGCAAGGGCGAGGCCGGACGGCGCCCGTTCGCGATCAAGGACGGCCGCGCCTACGGACCCGGCGTCGCCGACATGAAGGCCGGTCTCGTCATGAACGTGTTCGTGGCCACCGCCTTCCACAAATTCGGCGGCTCACCGCATCCGATCAAGGTGCTGATCACCTCGGACGAGGAGATCGGCTCGCCATCGTCGCGGCCGGTGATCGAGCGCGAAGGACGCGCCGCGCGCGCGGTGTTCAACTCCGAGCCAGGCCGCCCTACGGGCAATGTCGTCACCAGCCGCAAGGGCGGCATCTTCATGCATATGGCCGTCACCGGCAAGGCGGCGCATTCCGGTGCCAATTTTGCCGCGGGCATCAGCGCGATCGGCGAGCTCGCGCACAAGATCATCCAGATCCACGCGCTGACCGACCTCACCAAGGGCATCACACTCAATGTCGGCCTCGTCTCAGGCGGCCAGTCGGTCAACACGACCGCTCCTTACGCCGAGGGACAGATCGACATGCGCTATGTCGATCCGAAGGACCGCGCCACCGTGATGGCCGAGATCGAGCGGATCATCGCGACGCCTTACGTGCCCGGCACCAGCGCGACGTTGACGATCAAGGGCGAGTTCGTGCCGGTGGTGCAGAGCGAGGCTTCCAAGGCCCTGTTCGAAAACTATCAGGCCGCGGCGAAACAGGCCGGCCTCGCCACGCTGCAAGGCGAGTTCTCCGGTGGCTGCGCCGATTCCGGCTTCACGGCGGCGGTCGGCACGCCGACGATCTGCGGCGTCGGACCGGTCGGCGGTCTCGCACATACGCCGGAGGAATATCTCGAGCTCGACAGCATCGTGCCGCGGGCGCAGACGCTGGCGCTGGCGATCTTGCGGGGGTGA
- a CDS encoding flagellar hook assembly protein FlgD produces MTTTNSATAPAVVSGTTQTSSSSSSSSSLGSSTGATLAGNFQTFLTLLTTQLKNQNPLDPLDTNQFTQQLVQFAGVEQQLKTNDSLSQLVTLQQTTQATQALGFVGKTAVVDGTTATMKSSSATWHLNVPTNATVDISIANSSGQTVFTGKYTAGAASDVPFTWNGQGNDGTQWPDGKYTITATGKDVANNNVGIAAQVQGTVSSVDLTQSPPLLTIDGQSYTLSQVKSIVATSSN; encoded by the coding sequence ATGACCACCACGAATTCCGCCACCGCGCCTGCCGTCGTCTCCGGCACCACGCAGACCTCGTCGTCGTCCTCGTCGAGCTCGAGCCTGGGCTCGTCCACGGGCGCGACGCTTGCCGGCAACTTCCAGACCTTTTTGACGCTGCTGACCACGCAGCTGAAGAACCAGAACCCGCTCGATCCGCTCGACACCAACCAGTTCACCCAGCAACTGGTGCAGTTCGCCGGCGTCGAGCAGCAGCTCAAGACCAACGACTCGCTGTCGCAGCTCGTCACGCTGCAGCAGACCACGCAGGCGACCCAGGCGCTGGGCTTCGTCGGCAAGACCGCCGTGGTCGACGGCACCACCGCGACCATGAAGAGTTCGTCGGCGACCTGGCATCTCAACGTGCCGACCAATGCGACCGTCGATATTTCGATCGCCAATTCCAGCGGCCAGACCGTGTTCACCGGCAAATATACCGCCGGTGCCGCCAGCGACGTTCCCTTCACCTGGAACGGCCAGGGCAATGACGGCACGCAATGGCCTGACGGCAAATACACGATCACGGCGACCGGCAAGGACGTCGCGAACAACAATGTCGGCATCGCCGCGCAGGTGCAGGGCACGGTGTCGTCCGTCGACCTGACCCAGTCGCCGCCGCTGCTTACCATCGACGGCCAGAGCTACACGCTGAGCCAGGTGAAGAGCATCGTCGCGACCAGCAGCAATTAA
- a CDS encoding FliH/SctL family protein, whose product MGAPAKFLFDTDFAAPDRTREKAATAAEIAQKVAEAEARAYQDGFAAGQREAKAESDRRVALAMEEINIAIRGIASGIGNIESKMETEAVDVAVAVARKLCADLVAAEPLGEIMALVKDCFSHLVATPHLVVRINDALYDSAREKIERLAKQSGFEGRLVILAEPEIATGDCRIEWADGGVVLERSAIAAKIDDMVGRYIASRRGN is encoded by the coding sequence ATGGGCGCTCCGGCCAAATTCCTGTTCGATACCGACTTCGCCGCGCCCGACCGGACGCGCGAGAAGGCCGCGACCGCGGCCGAGATCGCGCAGAAGGTCGCGGAAGCCGAAGCGCGCGCCTATCAGGACGGCTTTGCCGCGGGCCAGCGCGAGGCCAAGGCCGAGAGCGACCGCCGCGTCGCGCTCGCCATGGAAGAGATCAATATCGCGATCCGGGGCATCGCCTCCGGCATCGGCAATATCGAGAGCAAGATGGAGACCGAGGCGGTCGACGTTGCGGTCGCGGTCGCACGCAAGCTCTGCGCCGACCTGGTCGCGGCCGAGCCGCTCGGCGAGATCATGGCGCTGGTCAAGGATTGCTTCTCGCATCTGGTCGCGACGCCGCATCTCGTCGTCCGCATCAACGACGCGCTCTACGACAGCGCGCGCGAAAAGATCGAGCGGCTCGCCAAGCAGAGCGGCTTCGAAGGACGGCTGGTGATCCTGGCCGAGCCCGAAATTGCCACCGGCGACTGCCGGATCGAATGGGCCGATGGCGGCGTCGTGCTGGAGCGCAGTGCCATCGCGGCCAAGATCGACGACATGGTCGGACGCTATATCGCGTCTCGCAGGGGGAACTAA
- the fliG gene encoding flagellar motor switch protein FliG, translating to MAASLQNANSNDITSVISTLGQRAGTRAAAGAKAEAVAGPKRAAILMLALGEQYGGKIWSLLDDDEVRQLSLEMSTLGTVEVDTVEDMLLEFVSRMSASGALMGNFDATERLLQQYLAPERVNGIMDEIRGPAGRNMWEKLSNVQEEVLANYLKNEYPQTIAVVLSKLKPEHAARVLGIFPEDLALDVVNRMLKMEAVQKEVIESVEKTLRTEFMSNLSQTRRRDAHEVMAEIFNNFDRQTETRFITSLEEDNRESAERIKALMFTFDDLVKLDSGSAQTLMRNVDKDKLGVALKSANEDVRNFFFGNMSSRAAKMLQDDMAAMGPVRLRDVDEAQALLVNLAKDLAAKGEIMLTKNRADDELVY from the coding sequence ATGGCCGCCAGCTTGCAGAACGCCAACTCCAACGACATCACCAGCGTGATCTCCACGCTCGGTCAGCGTGCCGGCACCCGCGCAGCGGCCGGCGCCAAGGCCGAAGCGGTGGCGGGGCCGAAGCGCGCCGCGATCCTGATGCTGGCGCTCGGCGAGCAATATGGCGGCAAGATCTGGTCGCTGCTCGACGACGACGAGGTGCGTCAGCTGTCGCTGGAAATGTCGACGCTCGGCACCGTCGAGGTCGACACGGTGGAGGACATGCTGCTCGAATTCGTCTCGCGCATGTCGGCTTCCGGCGCGCTGATGGGCAATTTCGACGCCACCGAGCGCCTGCTCCAGCAATATCTGGCGCCCGAGCGCGTCAACGGCATCATGGACGAGATCCGCGGACCTGCCGGCCGCAACATGTGGGAGAAGCTGTCCAACGTGCAGGAAGAGGTTCTCGCCAACTACCTCAAGAACGAATATCCGCAGACCATCGCGGTGGTGCTGTCGAAGCTCAAGCCTGAGCATGCCGCGCGCGTGCTCGGCATCTTCCCCGAGGACCTCGCGCTCGATGTCGTCAATCGCATGCTGAAGATGGAGGCGGTGCAGAAGGAGGTGATCGAGAGCGTGGAGAAGACGCTGCGCACCGAGTTCATGTCCAATCTGTCGCAGACCCGCCGCCGCGACGCCCACGAGGTGATGGCGGAAATCTTCAACAATTTCGACCGCCAGACCGAAACCCGCTTCATCACCTCGCTGGAAGAGGACAACCGCGAGTCCGCCGAGCGGATCAAGGCGCTGATGTTCACCTTCGACGACCTCGTGAAGCTCGATTCCGGCTCGGCCCAGACGCTGATGCGCAACGTCGACAAGGACAAGCTCGGCGTGGCGCTGAAGAGCGCCAACGAGGACGTCCGCAACTTCTTCTTCGGCAACATGTCCTCGCGCGCGGCCAAGATGCTGCAGGACGACATGGCCGCGATGGGCCCGGTGCGCTTGCGCGACGTCGACGAGGCCCAGGCTCTGCTGGTCAATCTCGCAAAGGACCTCGCCGCTAAGGGCGAGATCATGCTGACCAAGAACCGCGCTGACGACGAACTGGTGTATTGA
- the flbD gene encoding sigma-54-dependent transcriptional regulator FlbD, translated as MRLLIVGTLKGQLTTATKIAMENGATVTHAEDHEQAMRVLRGGKGADLLLVDVALDIRDLVMRLEAEHIHAPIVACGITNDARAAVAAIHAGAKEYIPLPPDPELIAAVLAAVANDSRELIYRDEAMAKVVKLAQQIAGSDASVMITGESGTGKEVLARYVHTRSARAKRPFISINCAAIPEHLLESELFGHEKGAFTGAIARRIGKFEEATGGTLLLDEISEMDVRLQSKLLRAIQERVIDRVGGTKPVPVDIRIIATSNRNLAEAVREGTFREDLLFRLNVVNLKIPPLRERPADILELAQHFVKKYAEANGVPMRPISTEARRVLSTNRWQGNVRELENTMHRSVLMAQGDEIGPDAILTPDGDRLDLAKTAPAVAHATMAAEQVTRALVGRTVADVERDLILETLKHCLGNRTHAANILGISIRTLRNKLNEYADGGIPITPAGTPGEYPRMPMVGA; from the coding sequence ATGCGGCTTCTCATCGTTGGCACATTGAAGGGCCAGCTCACCACCGCCACCAAGATCGCGATGGAAAACGGCGCCACCGTGACCCATGCCGAGGATCACGAGCAGGCGATGCGCGTGCTGCGCGGCGGCAAGGGCGCCGACCTCCTGCTCGTCGACGTCGCCCTCGACATCCGCGACCTCGTGATGCGGCTCGAGGCCGAGCACATCCACGCCCCGATCGTCGCCTGCGGCATCACCAACGACGCCCGCGCCGCGGTCGCCGCGATCCATGCCGGCGCCAAGGAATACATCCCGCTGCCGCCGGATCCGGAGCTGATCGCCGCCGTGCTGGCCGCCGTCGCCAACGATTCCCGCGAGCTGATCTACCGCGACGAGGCGATGGCGAAGGTCGTCAAGCTCGCCCAGCAGATCGCAGGCTCCGACGCCTCGGTGATGATCACCGGCGAATCCGGCACCGGCAAGGAAGTGCTGGCGCGCTACGTCCACACCCGCTCGGCCCGCGCCAAACGTCCGTTCATCTCGATCAACTGCGCCGCGATCCCCGAGCATCTGCTGGAGTCCGAGCTGTTCGGCCACGAGAAGGGCGCCTTCACCGGCGCGATCGCCCGCCGCATCGGCAAGTTCGAGGAAGCGACCGGCGGCACGCTGCTGCTGGACGAAATCTCCGAGATGGACGTCCGCCTGCAATCGAAACTGCTCCGCGCCATCCAGGAGCGCGTCATCGACCGCGTCGGCGGCACCAAGCCGGTGCCGGTCGACATCCGCATCATCGCGACCTCGAACCGCAACCTGGCGGAAGCCGTGCGCGAAGGCACGTTCCGCGAGGATCTGCTGTTCCGCCTCAACGTCGTGAACCTGAAGATTCCGCCGCTGCGCGAGCGTCCCGCCGACATTCTCGAACTCGCCCAGCACTTCGTGAAGAAATATGCCGAGGCCAACGGCGTGCCGATGCGGCCGATCTCGACTGAAGCCCGCCGCGTGCTCTCCACCAACCGCTGGCAGGGCAACGTCCGCGAGCTCGAAAACACCATGCACCGCTCGGTGCTGATGGCGCAGGGCGACGAGATCGGGCCCGATGCAATCCTGACGCCGGACGGCGACCGCCTCGACCTCGCCAAAACGGCACCAGCCGTGGCGCACGCCACGATGGCCGCCGAGCAGGTGACGCGGGCCCTCGTCGGCCGCACCGTCGCCGACGTCGAACGCGACCTGATCCTGGAGACGCTCAAGCACTGCCTCGGCAACCGGACCCATGCCGCCAACATCCTGGGCATCTCGATCCGCACGCTGCGCAACAAGCTCAACGAATACGCCGACGGCGGCATCCCGATCACGCCGGCCGGCACGCCGGGTGAATATCCGCGGATGCCGATGGTGGGGGCGTAA
- a CDS encoding ABC transporter permease subunit, which translates to MSLIDSVSLPRNFRLPRVDGLVQWIVPLAIIAIWQVASITGFVPARVLPAPSDVALAGWKLLLSGELGRNIWVSFWRASIGFLIGGSIGFAFGLANGLSQLSAKLTDTTLQMVRNVPHLALIPLVILWFGIDESAKLFLVALGVFFPIYLNTLHGIRTVDPQLIEMGRIYGMRDGELFRRVIFPGALPSIFVGIRFALGIMWLTLIVAETIAASSGLGYMAMQAREFMLIDVVVLSILIYALLGKLADSASRVLERLTLSWHPAFQKR; encoded by the coding sequence ATGAGCCTCATCGACAGCGTCTCTCTCCCCCGCAATTTCCGCCTGCCGCGCGTCGACGGCCTGGTCCAGTGGATCGTCCCGCTCGCCATCATCGCGATCTGGCAAGTGGCGAGCATCACCGGCTTCGTCCCGGCGCGCGTGCTGCCGGCGCCGAGCGATGTCGCGCTGGCGGGCTGGAAGCTGCTGCTGTCCGGCGAGCTCGGGCGCAACATCTGGGTGTCGTTCTGGCGCGCCTCGATCGGCTTCCTGATCGGCGGCAGCATCGGCTTCGCCTTCGGGCTTGCCAACGGCCTGTCGCAGCTCTCGGCAAAACTCACCGACACCACGCTGCAGATGGTGCGCAACGTGCCGCATCTGGCGCTGATCCCGCTGGTCATTCTGTGGTTCGGCATCGACGAGAGTGCAAAACTGTTTCTGGTGGCACTCGGCGTATTCTTCCCGATCTATCTGAACACGTTGCACGGCATCCGTACCGTCGATCCGCAGCTGATCGAAATGGGCCGCATCTACGGCATGCGTGACGGCGAACTGTTCCGCCGCGTAATCTTCCCGGGCGCGCTGCCGTCGATCTTCGTCGGCATCCGCTTCGCGCTCGGAATCATGTGGCTAACACTGATTGTCGCCGAGACCATCGCGGCGTCGTCGGGCCTCGGCTACATGGCGATGCAGGCGCGCGAATTCATGCTGATCGACGTCGTCGTGCTCTCGATCCTGATCTACGCGCTGCTCGGCAAGCTCGCCGACAGTGCCTCCCGCGTGCTGGAGCGCCTGACGCTCTCCTGGCACCCCGCTTTCCAGAAACGTTGA
- the fliN gene encoding flagellar motor switch protein FliN encodes MSDNDGQVPLPDLNGPLPPTGTDVSYNEDEYASRVAADLEAVFDVPVQVSAVLGRSKMDVGELLKLGPGTVLELDRRVGEAIDIYVNNKLVARGEVVLVEDKLGVTMTEIIRTERG; translated from the coding sequence ATGAGCGACAACGACGGACAGGTCCCGCTGCCCGACCTCAACGGCCCATTGCCGCCGACCGGCACCGATGTGAGCTACAACGAGGACGAATATGCCTCGCGCGTCGCCGCCGACCTCGAGGCCGTCTTCGACGTGCCGGTGCAGGTCTCGGCCGTGCTCGGCCGCTCCAAGATGGACGTCGGCGAGCTGTTGAAGCTCGGGCCCGGCACCGTGCTGGAGCTCGACCGCCGCGTCGGCGAGGCCATCGACATTTACGTCAACAACAAGCTCGTCGCCCGCGGCGAGGTGGTGCTGGTCGAGGACAAGCTCGGCGTGACCATGACGGAAATCATCAGGACGGAACGCGGCTAG
- a CDS encoding DUF1153 domain-containing protein, which produces MTEPHRPRVKYVIGPDGSPLTIADLPAPGTKRWVIRRKAEVVAAVRGGLLSLEEACSRYTLTVDEFLSWQFSIDQHGLAGLRTTRIQQYRQ; this is translated from the coding sequence ATGACAGAACCCCATCGCCCGAGGGTAAAATACGTCATCGGGCCGGACGGCAGTCCGCTGACGATTGCAGATCTGCCCGCACCCGGCACGAAACGCTGGGTCATCCGCCGCAAGGCCGAAGTCGTCGCTGCCGTTCGTGGCGGACTTCTCTCGCTCGAGGAGGCCTGCAGCCGGTACACCCTGACGGTTGACGAATTCCTCTCCTGGCAGTTTTCCATCGACCAGCACGGTCTGGCGGGCCTTCGCACCACCCGCATCCAGCAATATCGCCAGTAA
- a CDS encoding flavin reductase family protein, which yields MNVVPRDLMTEIPVSSADFRGAMRHLTGGVSVITAGRGRDITGMTVTSVTSLSVDPPTLIVSINRDASSFPLIRRHGAFGVNILAADQLDVAERFAGKGGLKWADRFAGAQWVTAVSGVPLLVGALSAVDCEVEEIVERHSHGIVIGRVRDIKNSLRTAALAYWHGQYVAVDQDEDAARLAEVSVPARSLRGA from the coding sequence ATGAATGTTGTCCCGCGCGATCTCATGACTGAAATTCCCGTCTCGTCCGCCGATTTCCGCGGCGCCATGCGCCACCTCACCGGCGGCGTCAGCGTCATCACCGCCGGTCGGGGCAGGGACATCACCGGCATGACGGTTACATCAGTAACATCGCTGTCGGTCGATCCGCCGACGCTGATCGTCAGCATCAACCGCGATGCCTCGTCATTCCCGCTGATCCGCCGCCACGGTGCCTTCGGCGTGAACATTCTCGCAGCCGATCAGCTCGATGTCGCCGAACGCTTTGCCGGCAAGGGTGGCCTGAAGTGGGCCGATCGTTTCGCCGGCGCCCAGTGGGTCACGGCCGTCTCCGGCGTGCCGCTGCTGGTCGGCGCGTTGTCCGCCGTCGATTGCGAGGTCGAGGAGATCGTCGAGCGGCACTCGCACGGCATCGTCATCGGCCGCGTCAGGGACATCAAGAACTCGCTCCGGACGGCTGCGCTCGCCTATTGGCACGGCCAGTATGTAGCGGTGGACCAGGACGAGGACGCCGCAAGGCTCGCGGAAGTCAGCGTTCCCGCGCGCAGCTTGCGCGGCGCTTGA
- the fliF gene encoding flagellar basal-body MS-ring/collar protein FliF translates to MQGLADFLKGIGAARFGAMIAVTAALVGFFAFVIMRVTTPQMTTLFTDLSVEDSSGIIKDLERQGIQFELRNEGSIIMVPKDKVTRLRMKLAEGGLPKGGGIGYEVFDKSDALGTTSFVQNINHLRALEGELARTIRAIDRIQAARVHLVLPERPLFSREAPEPSASIVVRVRGSLEAQQIRAIRHLVASAVNGLKPQRVSIVDEAGQLLADGAATDPEQALGDERRTTFEKRMRKQVEDIVSSVVGSGRARVQLSADFDFNKVTQTSDKFDPEGRVLRSTQTREEQSMTADNNGQVTVNNELPGQQQNSGPAAKDQSKKTEETNNYEISRTTKTEVTEAGRVNRISVAVLVDGIYTKNDKGELAYTDRTKEQLDRIATLVRSAIGFDQKRGDQVEVVNLRFADAPSTAPIAEPSGFLGALQFTKDDVMYFVELGVMMLLGLVVMFMVIRPLVKRILASDEVAAAISGVLSGPSASEEAAPAAGQALLPSGAASAIDVATIQGQVHAQSVHRVGELAERNPNETVAIIRQWLTEPAK, encoded by the coding sequence TTGCAAGGTCTTGCGGACTTTTTAAAAGGTATCGGCGCCGCTCGCTTCGGGGCGATGATCGCGGTCACCGCCGCGCTCGTCGGCTTCTTTGCCTTCGTCATCATGCGCGTCACCACGCCGCAGATGACGACGCTGTTCACCGACCTGTCGGTCGAGGATTCCTCCGGCATTATCAAAGACCTGGAACGCCAGGGCATCCAGTTCGAGCTGCGCAATGAAGGCAGCATCATCATGGTGCCCAAAGACAAGGTCACCCGTCTGCGGATGAAGCTCGCCGAGGGCGGCCTGCCCAAGGGCGGCGGCATCGGCTATGAAGTCTTCGACAAGTCGGACGCGCTCGGCACCACCTCTTTCGTCCAGAATATCAATCACTTGCGTGCGCTGGAGGGCGAGCTCGCCCGCACCATCCGCGCCATCGACCGGATCCAGGCCGCCCGCGTCCATCTGGTGCTGCCGGAGCGTCCGCTGTTCTCGCGCGAGGCGCCGGAGCCATCGGCCTCGATCGTGGTCCGGGTCCGCGGCTCGCTCGAAGCCCAGCAGATCCGCGCCATCCGCCACCTCGTCGCCTCCGCTGTCAACGGGTTGAAGCCGCAGCGGGTCTCGATCGTCGACGAAGCCGGCCAGCTGCTCGCCGACGGTGCCGCGACCGATCCGGAGCAGGCGCTCGGCGACGAGCGCCGCACCACCTTCGAGAAGCGGATGCGCAAGCAGGTCGAGGACATCGTCTCCTCCGTGGTCGGCTCGGGCCGCGCCCGCGTCCAGCTCTCCGCCGATTTCGACTTCAACAAGGTCACCCAGACCTCGGACAAGTTCGATCCCGAAGGCCGCGTGCTGCGCTCGACCCAGACCCGCGAAGAGCAGAGCATGACCGCCGACAATAACGGCCAGGTCACGGTCAACAACGAGCTCCCCGGCCAGCAGCAGAACAGCGGCCCGGCGGCGAAGGACCAGAGCAAGAAGACCGAAGAGACCAACAATTACGAGATCTCCCGCACCACCAAGACCGAAGTGACCGAGGCCGGCCGGGTCAACCGCATCTCGGTCGCGGTGCTGGTCGACGGCATCTACACCAAGAACGACAAGGGCGAGCTCGCCTACACCGACCGCACCAAGGAGCAACTCGACCGCATCGCCACCCTGGTGCGCTCGGCGATCGGCTTCGACCAGAAGCGCGGCGACCAGGTCGAGGTCGTCAATCTGCGCTTTGCCGACGCCCCCTCCACCGCCCCGATCGCCGAGCCAAGCGGCTTCCTGGGCGCGCTGCAGTTCACCAAGGACGACGTCATGTACTTCGTCGAGCTCGGCGTGATGATGCTGCTCGGCCTGGTCGTGATGTTCATGGTGATCCGCCCGCTGGTGAAGCGCATCCTCGCCTCCGACGAAGTCGCCGCCGCCATCTCCGGCGTGCTCTCCGGCCCCTCCGCCTCGGAGGAAGCCGCGCCGGCCGCCGGCCAGGCGCTGCTGCCGAGCGGCGCCGCCAGCGCAATCGACGTCGCCACCATCCAGGGCCAGGTCCACGCCCAGTCCGTTCATCGCGTCGGCGAGCTCGCCGAGCGCAACCCCAACGAAACCGTCGCCATCATTCGTCAATGGCTGACCGAACCCGCGAAATAA
- a CDS encoding flagellar hook-length control protein FliK — MVGVTSDVAASAQVASAQQKPARSQNSKDTTPSSSFGSLVDSNTQAISNSASSASQDNTPRRTDSSSSSSPSSSSDRSTRDSSSTDPSSQSQAGDGTDSSTTAASDTTADPTKATAKTKDKSDASGTKASDKSQDSKDSKSDKTDGTADGLAAAVDAAAAAQAAATPATAVDPTAVPVVAPVVPVDPNAAANQAANTASSPLTIAAAGIAASASTAAQIAGAKTDATGKTAKTDAKTTDAKTTDAKAALGDAAGDATDAAATETKANAAQLTAVDQGTPKTSFKAAVTAQGESDVSNIGQDTGKTAQAATTAQNPATATTANAAAHPQAAKPQADATAVDAKADAANRTADATPAAPTTHAHADTQAVAAATDASAQAASAVQAPLTNTTSTATASTATLTATAATSTAVPINGIPVEIAAAARSGKTRFDISLDPVDLGRIDVRINVDRNGQVTSHLTVEKPETLQMLRQDAPQLQRALDDAGLKTGSNGLSFSLRDQNSSGQNSGQNNDNSGNSRRLIISEDDQSVAAPVSRSYGRMLGSSSGVDIRV, encoded by the coding sequence GTGGTCGGTGTCACGTCAGACGTAGCGGCAAGCGCGCAGGTCGCCAGCGCACAGCAAAAGCCTGCCCGTTCCCAAAACTCCAAGGACACGACCCCGAGCTCCTCCTTCGGTTCGCTGGTCGACAGCAACACCCAGGCCATCAGCAATAGCGCCTCGTCCGCGAGCCAGGACAACACGCCGCGGCGGACCGATTCATCATCATCATCGTCGCCGTCCTCCTCGTCCGACCGGAGCACGCGCGACTCGTCCTCGACCGACCCCTCCTCGCAGAGCCAGGCGGGCGACGGCACGGATTCCTCGACGACGGCCGCGAGCGACACGACGGCCGATCCGACCAAGGCGACGGCTAAGACCAAGGACAAGAGCGACGCCTCCGGCACCAAGGCCAGCGACAAGTCGCAGGATTCCAAGGACAGCAAGAGCGACAAGACCGACGGCACCGCCGATGGCCTCGCCGCCGCGGTCGATGCCGCTGCCGCAGCCCAAGCGGCTGCAACGCCGGCGACTGCAGTCGATCCGACCGCTGTCCCCGTTGTCGCGCCGGTCGTGCCGGTCGATCCGAATGCGGCGGCCAACCAGGCCGCCAACACCGCCTCCTCACCGCTGACGATTGCCGCGGCCGGCATCGCCGCCAGCGCCTCGACCGCGGCGCAGATCGCCGGCGCCAAGACGGATGCCACCGGCAAGACTGCCAAGACCGACGCCAAGACCACCGACGCCAAGACCACCGACGCCAAGGCTGCGCTCGGCGATGCGGCTGGCGATGCGACCGACGCCGCCGCAACCGAGACAAAAGCCAACGCCGCGCAGCTCACGGCCGTCGACCAGGGCACGCCGAAGACCTCGTTCAAGGCGGCTGTAACCGCGCAAGGCGAGAGCGACGTCTCCAACATCGGCCAGGACACCGGCAAGACCGCGCAGGCCGCCACCACCGCACAAAATCCCGCAACCGCGACGACGGCCAATGCCGCCGCGCATCCGCAAGCCGCAAAGCCGCAGGCTGACGCAACGGCTGTCGACGCCAAGGCCGATGCGGCCAATCGCACCGCTGATGCGACGCCGGCCGCGCCGACCACGCACGCGCATGCCGACACGCAAGCCGTTGCCGCTGCGACCGACGCCAGCGCGCAAGCCGCCTCCGCCGTGCAGGCGCCGCTGACCAACACGACATCGACGGCCACCGCGTCCACCGCGACGCTGACCGCGACCGCGGCGACCTCGACGGCGGTGCCGATCAACGGCATTCCGGTCGAGATCGCGGCCGCCGCGCGCTCCGGCAAGACGCGCTTCGACATCAGCCTCGATCCGGTCGACTTGGGGCGCATCGACGTCCGCATCAATGTCGACCGCAACGGCCAGGTCACTTCGCATCTCACCGTCGAGAAGCCGGAGACGCTGCAGATGCTGCGGCAGGACGCGCCGCAATTGCAGCGCGCGCTCGACGATGCCGGCCTCAAGACCGGCAGCAACGGGCTCTCTTTCAGCCTGCGCGACCAGAATTCGTCGGGGCAGAACTCCGGCCAGAACAACGACAACAGCGGCAATTCCCGCCGGCTGATCATCAGCGAAGACGATCAGTCAGTAGCGGCGCCCGTCAGCCGCAGCTATGGCCGCATGCTCGGATCGAGCAGCGGCGTCGACATCAGAGTGTGA